Genomic segment of Ralstonia pickettii:
TGCAGGTTGCTCGGATCAAACCAGAGGCGCAGAGCGCCCTCATATCCAGTTGCGCGCTGCTTGTGGCAGTACAGGCGGCCGTCCTCCACGTCCCGATCCGCTTCTTCTCCGGCGAGCTCCTTGCGCTTGTTGCGCCAGACCGTAAAGACGTTGTCGGCCAGGTCGGTAATTGCGCCAGCGCCGCGAACGTCCAGCTTGCCCGGTGCCTTGTCCTCGCTCTCACCCTTGCGCGCGTGCGCTACCAAGTGGACATGCGCGTTGAACTCATTCTTGAAGTCGCACAGGCGGTCCAGGAATGCTTTCTGAGCCTTGTAGTCGTCTTCTGCGATGCCGCACTTCAGCAGCGAATCCACAACGAAATGGGTGACGCGGTACCGCTTTGCTGCATAGCGGAATGCCTCCATCAGGCTGTCTTGGCTGATCGTGCCAACGTGGGCATAGAGCCAGAGGGCGCCGCACATCCATTCGTTGGCGGCACGCACAAACCTCTCGGTCGGCGTTGAGGTGGCGCAGGCCTGAATGGTCAGATGGCGCAGCACCGTGGCCGGCTTCATCTCGCCGGAGAAGATGCAAACCCGCTCGCCTTGGCGGATTAGATCCACGCAGACTTGGCCCAGCAGGTCGCTCTTGCCGTGACCGTTGATGCCGGTCCAGATGGACAGCTCAGCGGGGCGGAGCCTTACCTTGTCAGACCATGCCGGCCACGGAAGCGCGGCGCCAACGGTGTTGACAGGACCATCCCGGAACATCGCCAGCACATCATCCAAGTACGCGGCAGGAGACCGCAGGTCCGCCGGTTCGATGCGCTCCGCAGCATCCAACGCTTCGCCGATCTCTTCTGCCGTCACACCTTGCTGCAATGCCTCGTTGGCATCCTTCAGGCGGAATTTGACGATCCGGCAGCGATCCAGGCCCAATCGTTGCGCCACTTCGCGCGCGCCCTTCTGCCCGGCATCGTCGTTGTCGAACCACAGGAAGATTTCCGGGAAGCGCTCCAGGCGATCGAAATCGCTGTCGATCCATTGGTGATTCCCGGCGCCCTGATTGACTGACAAAGCCGCGATGCCGTACTCATAGAGGCTCATGGCGTCCAGTTCGCCCTCAACGATCAACACCGCCTTGGCGCTGTCGGGAACCAGATCCCAACCGAACAGGCACGGCTCAGCGCCAGCCGATTGCCAAGTGCGCTTCTTACCCTTGCCGTCTCGCTCGAGTGCGAGATGCTTTAGGTTGATCAGCTCGGCATCCCGCAGGTACGGAAAGACAATCACGTCGTCCTCCTTGCTTGCGGCAACCTTAAAGGCGCGGATCGTCTCCAGAGACAACTTCCGCTCCTCGGTCAGATACTTGAGCACGCGACCGGCGGGGCTCACCACTGCAGGGCGGTTAGGGCGCGAATAGACCCGGGTAGGAACCACGAAAGACGGGTCGGGTATACCAAGGTAGCGGCGTGCTTCGAAAAACGCTTCCTTGAGCGTTATTCGCTTTGCGGCTGCCCACAGGTCTACGAGGTCGCCAGCGTCGCCGGTGGCGAAGTCCTTCCAAACCCCGGCCTTGTTGCCGGTGATGCGTACCTTGAGCGATTCACCAGCTTCGCCCTCCACGCTGCCCGCAACCCACTCGGGACCTTGGCGCTTGCCGTTGGGCAGCAGCATCCCGGCAACAGCTTCGGCTTCCAGGGCGAGACGGTTCGAAACTTCGTTCCAGTTCATGCCGTCACCTCAGTTCTCGAAGCGAGCCGCAGCGTCGGCATACCGGCTGCTGTACCGGCGATTCAGACCGGCCCAGTCATTTGCCACCGCCTTTTTGAACGCAGCATCCCAGTTGGCGTAGACGTTCCCGTTCGCCTGCACGGTGTCGATGAAGTACTCGAAGTGCGCTTCGAGGTTCTGGTGACCGTTCGCCTTCGCCCACTTGCGGACGCCTTCCGAGATTGCGAAACCTTCCGGCAATGGAATTTTTCCGTTCGCGGATTTCGGTCGATTTTTTGACGTGTGCGTTCTCTTGACGGTTATTGACGGTTCAATGACGGTTTGGGTCGCATCCATGCGGCCCGTCTCTGCGCATCCATGCGACCCGTCTTGTGCATGGGCGCTACCCGTCGCATGCACGCTACCCGTAGCATCGGTGCGGCCCGTAGGGGTAGCGTTAGTGCTACCCGTCAGCTTGGTCAGAACGATTCGATATTGGCGGGTTGCACCGGGTGCCCCGCCCAACTCGTTGCCGATGACCTGGACAAACCCGGAGTCGATCAGACCATGGACAACACGCTGAGCCTGCGAACGGGACAGGCGCGTCTTTGTCGCGATGGAGGACATGGAGGGGTAGCAGCGCCCGTTGTCGTCGCTCCAATCTGCGAGTGCCAACATGGCCAGGAGATCCGAGCCGCCGCCCGGATAGCCTTCCCAAACAAGAGACATGATCTTGATGGCCATCACACCCCCGCCAAACGTGCAAAACGCACCATGGCTGCCTCGTATTCGGCAGGGGACGCATCGGGGTTCGCGGAGAGCCAAGCGGCCTTCAGCGTCTCGTATAGGGCGATACCGCCGTGGGGAATTCGGCGAAGGTGCCGCGACGCCATCGGCGCTGTAGCAGGGCGATTGAGTACGGCGCTCATACGCTCACCTCCGGCATCAGTACATACCGCGCGACACGATGAGGGAATCCAGCAGCACTGAAATCCC
This window contains:
- a CDS encoding toprim domain-containing protein codes for the protein MNWNEVSNRLALEAEAVAGMLLPNGKRQGPEWVAGSVEGEAGESLKVRITGNKAGVWKDFATGDAGDLVDLWAAAKRITLKEAFFEARRYLGIPDPSFVVPTRVYSRPNRPAVVSPAGRVLKYLTEERKLSLETIRAFKVAASKEDDVIVFPYLRDAELINLKHLALERDGKGKKRTWQSAGAEPCLFGWDLVPDSAKAVLIVEGELDAMSLYEYGIAALSVNQGAGNHQWIDSDFDRLERFPEIFLWFDNDDAGQKGAREVAQRLGLDRCRIVKFRLKDANEALQQGVTAEEIGEALDAAERIEPADLRSPAAYLDDVLAMFRDGPVNTVGAALPWPAWSDKVRLRPAELSIWTGINGHGKSDLLGQVCVDLIRQGERVCIFSGEMKPATVLRHLTIQACATSTPTERFVRAANEWMCGALWLYAHVGTISQDSLMEAFRYAAKRYRVTHFVVDSLLKCGIAEDDYKAQKAFLDRLCDFKNEFNAHVHLVAHARKGESEDKAPGKLDVRGAGAITDLADNVFTVWRNKRKELAGEEADRDVEDGRLYCHKQRATGYEGALRLWFDPSNLHFRQRVDWRAKPYVDLHSGPATEHSDNRSIA
- a CDS encoding helix-turn-helix domain-containing protein — translated: MAIKIMSLVWEGYPGGGSDLLAMLALADWSDDNGRCYPSMSSIATKTRLSRSQAQRVVHGLIDSGFVQVIGNELGGAPGATRQYRIVLTKLTGSTNATPTGRTDATGSVHATGSAHAQDGSHGCAETGRMDATQTVIEPSITVKRTHTSKNRPKSANGKIPLPEGFAISEGVRKWAKANGHQNLEAHFEYFIDTVQANGNVYANWDAAFKKAVANDWAGLNRRYSSRYADAAARFEN